The DNA region aTTTGAATTGATAATGTTGTGTGCAGGGTTGAGATCACACATAAGAGGTCCATACACAGAAAAATGCATAAAAATGGCTCATAGTCTGTAACACATTTTAAACAGTGTTAACAATGTTTCCAAGGAAATTGATGATTGATTTCAGACATACATCCTTACCTCATCATCATTGCCTCTTCCTCATTATCTCTGTCAGGGGGTGCGGTCGGTGGCCTACTGGGATGCTGGATGACCAGTGGACAGTTCAAGCCGCTGCCTCAGATCATCATGGAACTGACCCCGGTGCAGCAGCAGAAGCTCTACGATGACATCATGGCCATCATGGGCGAGGTCCAGTGGACTGACATGGCCCAGCTGACTGCCCTGGTCATGGGCAATGCTACCCTACAGCAGCAGGTGACCGCTGCCCTCCTGGGCTATGTGACCAAAGAGCTCCAGGCAGAGGTGCACTATGTAGACTGACAAGGCCTCTATCAGAGAGCACATCTCTTTAGGGTTTTCAAAGGAAAATGGAAATGATGCTGGTATGACATTTTGCACAATGTCAAAggacaatacattatttattaaAAGTGGGGCTGTACACTCAAGGATGAAAACCTCCATGGTCTGTGAGAAGGGAAGGAGCCACTGATTGAAAGTGCATGAAATGAGTTGTGGCTAATTATTTCAAGGGTTTGTGTGACTATGTATTGACTACCTGAGCTAAAAATTGTGTGAAAAGAAATACAACCTTTTAATCCTTTCAATTCTGTACTCCTGGATGTCAATTATATACATCTGTGAAAGCTGGCACT from Oncorhynchus mykiss isolate Arlee chromosome 1, USDA_OmykA_1.1, whole genome shotgun sequence includes:
- the zgc:112052 gene encoding protein C19orf12 homolog, translated to MSQRINDVVRLCCELSANQQIKTTVKGSSKGAVAAGGLAFAGGLVGGPLGIAVGGAVGGLLGCWMTSGQFKPLPQIIMELTPVQQQKLYDDIMAIMGEVQWTDMAQLTALVMGNATLQQQVTAALLGYVTKELQAEVHYVD